The following DNA comes from Phaeobacter inhibens DSM 16374.
CGGCCGCGCAAAGTAGACTGGTTCACCTTAAAGATCAGCTCGGCCACCTCCCAGCTGGAGAACCGCCGCAGCGTCTTTTCCATTTTGGGAGAGAAGGTCTGCTGTCGGATCCAACTCTGCATTTTCAGCGATTGTGCCTGCATGTCTGCCAGGTCTTGATGGGTAAACATCTCTGCTCCTCATTCTCTGTAGTGCGCCCTTATTAATCAAGCGGACGCTTTTCCTACCTGAAAACCCGTTTACGCCGAATTTGCAAAAAACGCAAAACCTATTATCGTCGGAATGAGCGTCCTGTCCCCGCGGGGACCACGTGCGACGAGAGATAGGCAAACCCCTTGTTTTCCAGGGCCTGCGCGATTCGGTGGTGTTTGCAGAGTAGCGGCGAAAAAATGGGGTTCCCCTCGCCTATATAGGGGGACGCTATATTGACCACCGCTGCATATTGGGGGACATTTTCGCCTCAATAGGGGACGCCCAAGATGTCACCCAATACCATGAATACCAATTTTTGATTCAAAAATGGGAATGGGATCGAGACGCAAACAACAGCGCTCTTGACAGAATCGCATCTCTGGACGCAAATCAGGTACACCAACTCAAAAACGTTGAGTTCGGGTCAAACTTCACCGAAGATCGCCGTTAGCGACACCGCGTGAACCCTGACCAAGATCAACAGGATCTCATGGCAAACATGAGACGACAGAGGCAGCCATCCGACAATGGATGGAGATATGAGGGCAGCCATGCTTGCCAGTAAACCCGTCGGGCGACAGGCCGCGGCATTGAAATATGATATCCTCACGGCGTTGGGGACCTATGCCCTCTCGCTGGAGAAGGGGGCCCAGCGTCTCGTTCTGCGCTTCATGACGCTGATGACTGCGCGCTATAATTGGCAACGCAATGAGTTGGCCGTAGGGCAGCGTGAGATTGCCCGGATGTGGTCAGTCGATGAACGCACGGTCAAACGGGAGATGGCCAAGTTGCGGGCAATCGGCTGGCTTGTGGTCAAACGGCAGGGCGCGCGGGGCCGCGTTACCGAATATGGTTTCGATCTGGAGTGCATCCTTGAGGATACGCGCGGATGTTGGGTCGCGGTTGGTCCAGATTTTGATCACCGGATGCGTGGCAACGACACGCCTGAGAAAAACGTGGTGCCTCTGATGTCAGGGACAGCGGCACCGGCTCCAGATATCAGCGATGGCAGCGAGTGGAGCTTGGCAAAGGCCGTTCTGCATCAGGAGGACCCGGCCACCTATTCGGCATGGATACAGGCGCTCACGCGAGAGAGCAGGGCAGGGGGCCGGTTGATCCTGCGCGCACCAAGCCGGTTTCATGGCAACTATGTCACCGCGCATCTACAGGAGAGGCTGCTGGCGGCCTGTCATGATATCGACGCGGATGTGGATCAGCTGACGATCCTGTCCTAGAGGTGCCTGGCCTCTGATTGAAAAACAGCCCCCAAGCGGTTGCTCGGAGGCTGTCATATAACCGATGCGGCGATGATCAGCGACGCTGTGGTACCCGATCCTCAAATCGTTTGAAGGCCAATGTGATCACCCCTGCGATGGCCATATAGACCAACGCCAGCAGCAACAGCGGCTCATAGACGATGAACGTGTCAGACCGCACCCGGGAGGAGACTGCGTAGATGTCCAGAACGGTAATGGTTGCCACCAGCGGTGTCGCCTTCAGCTGAAGGATGGTTTCGCCGCCAAGTGTGGGCAGAACGTTACGGACAGCCTGCGGCAGCCAGATCCTGCGGAACATGGTCAGACGCGGCATACCGTAAGCTTTGGCCGCCTCCAGCTGGCCCTTGGCAACGCCTGAGAAGGCCCCGCGCATAACCTCGCCCTCATAACCGGCATAGGAGAGTGTGAGGGCCAGAACGGCATATGGCCAGGCCTGCCTTAGGTAGGGCCACAGCTCGCTGGAGCGGATCCAGGGGAACTGCGGAAACAGCGACCCCAGCCCGTAGTAGAGTAGCCAGATCTGCAGCAGCAATGGTGTGCCCCGGATGACGGTGCAGAAGATGCGCGCCGGCGTCGAGAGGTACCACGGGCCAACGGCCTGAGCGAGGCCAAGAGGCACCGCCAGTGCAAAGCCAAGGATACTGGTGACAACAAGGATCCAGATCGTGGTCCACAATCCTTCCAGCGCCAGCGGCGCATAGGTTGGAATCCAGTCCCAGCGTAGGGAAACCGCGCACCAGACAACCAAGGCTGCGAACAGGGCTATCAGCACCAGCCGATGAGGTTGCATCAGGGATTTAAAGGAGGTCATTGGCGGCGCTCCCGCAGCGAGGGTTGGCCGCGCCTCGCCCAGCGTTCGATCCAGCCAAAAATCACGCTGGAACAGAGCGTTACCATAAGATAAAGCGCCCCAGCCGCAAGGAAGAACGTGAAATAGGCCCGCGTGCTGCTGGCGGCCTGCCGGGTTTCGAGGGTCAGCTCCGCAAAGCCGACAATAGCCAACAACGC
Coding sequences within:
- a CDS encoding ABC transporter permease, with the translated sequence MTSFKSLMQPHRLVLIALFAALVVWCAVSLRWDWIPTYAPLALEGLWTTIWILVVTSILGFALAVPLGLAQAVGPWYLSTPARIFCTVIRGTPLLLQIWLLYYGLGSLFPQFPWIRSSELWPYLRQAWPYAVLALTLSYAGYEGEVMRGAFSGVAKGQLEAAKAYGMPRLTMFRRIWLPQAVRNVLPTLGGETILQLKATPLVATITVLDIYAVSSRVRSDTFIVYEPLLLLALVYMAIAGVITLAFKRFEDRVPQRR
- a CDS encoding DnaA N-terminal domain-containing protein; the encoded protein is MLASKPVGRQAAALKYDILTALGTYALSLEKGAQRLVLRFMTLMTARYNWQRNELAVGQREIARMWSVDERTVKREMAKLRAIGWLVVKRQGARGRVTEYGFDLECILEDTRGCWVAVGPDFDHRMRGNDTPEKNVVPLMSGTAAPAPDISDGSEWSLAKAVLHQEDPATYSAWIQALTRESRAGGRLILRAPSRFHGNYVTAHLQERLLAACHDIDADVDQLTILS